One part of the Ziziphus jujuba cultivar Dongzao chromosome 2, ASM3175591v1 genome encodes these proteins:
- the LOC107418840 gene encoding uncharacterized protein LOC107418840 — MDSCENKKRAREDSEDSDVDSPESKLIRVDSDGSKVILCESGITRVDSENSDANSQAPSLTEVDSGESADSVLDSPEAKQIHDDLLDILDDPDSVTDRDPAIQGLDSVIKSFAEEIQVPEPEPGSEPVPAGIEMRSESGESQPVLGYLLEASDDELGLPPTTCSGEKAKIEAIDFEKSCSETVGLDGMLGFEDEVPSYDPYVFGVGTETNCNGVNGIDEYVALDGLFDYSDGSFETGGVSEVAWRTTESLSAL; from the coding sequence ATGGATAGCTGCGAGAACAAAAAGCGGGCTCGGGAAGACTCGGAGGACTCGGACGTCGACTCGCCCGAGTCCAAGCTAATCCGAGTCGACTCGGACGGCTCGAAGGTCATCCTCTGCGAGTCCGGAATCACCCGGGTTGACTCGGAGAACTCGGATGCCAACTCGCAGGCTCCGAGTCTTACGGAGGTCGACTCGGGCGAGTCGGCCGATTCCGTTCTGGACTCGCCCGAGGCGAAGCAGATCCACGACGATCTTTTGGACATCCTCGACGATCCCGACAGCGTTACCGACCGTGATCCGGCGATTCAAGGGCTCGACTCGGTTATCAAAAGCTTCGCGGAAGAGATCCAGGTTCCGGAGCCGGAGCCGGGATCAGAACCGGTGCCGGCGGGTATTGAAATGAGGTCGGAATCCGGCGAGTCGCAGCCGGTTCTCGGTTACCTTCTGGAAGCGTCGGACGACGAGCTTGGCCTCCCGCCGACGACTTGTTCCGGCGAAAAAGCGAAGATCGAGGCCATCGATTTCGAGAAAAGCTGTTCGGAGACGGTTGGTTTGGACGGAATGTTAGGGTTTGAGGACGAGGTTCCGAGTTACGACCCGTACGTGTTCGGAGTCGGGACGGAGACGAACTGCAACGGCGTTAACGGCATTGATGAATACGTTGCGTTAGACGGGCTGTTCGATTACAGCGATGGAAGTTTCGAAACGGGTGGCGTTTCGGAGGTAGCTTGGCGGACTACAGAATCACTGTCGGCTTTGTAG
- the LOC107418836 gene encoding uncharacterized protein LOC107418836, protein MALTIANSGGGTAILYSNSTRNHHQPIRRHVILFPLSPRTLHVVSAKKFSPRSGRFDGSRNRKSSSNTTTTRDQDQYPNELQRTVGGDFEFERIESRGGGGGVGVENVADDGYFLPELPGDKPDFWEGPQWDALGFFVEYLWAFGIVFAAIACLIAATTYNEGATDFKDTPAYKESVQSGELLEEPDASNTDVFESNPTEVAPSLE, encoded by the exons ATGGCGTTAACCATAGCCAACAGCGGTGGAGGAACTGCGATTCTCTACAGCAACTCCACCAGAAACCACCACCAACCCATTCGCCGCCACGTCATCCTCTTCCCGCTCTCCCCTCGAACCCTCCACGTCGTCTCAGCCAAGAAGTTCTCACCCAGAAGCGGCAGGTTCGACGGTAGTAGAAACAGGAAGTCCTCCTCCAACACCACCACGACCCGAGACCAAGATCAGTACCCAAATGAGCTTCAACGGACAGTGGGTGGTGACTTTGAATTCGAACGAATTGAGAGccgtggtggtggtggtggtgttggtGTAGAGAATGTTGCCGATGATGGGTATTTCTTGCCTGAACTTCCCGGTGATAAGCCCGACTTCTGGGAAGGTCCTCAATGGGATGCTCTTGGATTCTTCGTTGAGTATTTGTGGGCTTTCGGCATAGTTTTTGCG GCAATTGCTTGTCTCATTGCTGCTACTACCTACAATGAAGGGGCAACTGATTTTAAAGACACTCCTGCATACAAGGAGTCAGTTCAATCGGGAGAGCTTTTAGAAGAGCCTGATGCATCTAACACGGATGTCTTTGAATCTAACCCAACAGAGGTTGCTCCTAGTTTGGAATAG
- the LOC107418831 gene encoding non-specific lipid transfer protein GPI-anchored 10 has product MLNQLFLPPWSFLHKQKSKSMASLRYFHQFAALLPSLVLAIFFSTISLPSFTFSQVPSPSIAQCAPQLLPLASCAPFVQGTAQSPTVPCCNNLRQIYNQQPKCLCLLLNDTTLSSFPINSTLALQLPLLCSLQADMSTCSGVSVPPPPTSPGSQVSLGTNPHTTAGSNSTVAASPTFQTAPRPSITGLGFGNSASNKPKTGGGYIVVMMAMMMASLLKELL; this is encoded by the exons ATGCTCAATCAACTATTTTTACCACCTTGGTCTTTTCTCCACAAACAAAAAAGCAAATCAATGGCTTCTCTTCGCTACTTTCACCAATTTGCTGCTCTTCTTCCTTCTCTGGTTCTAGCAATATTCTTTTCCACCATTTCCCTTCCATCTTTCACTTTTTCGCAAGTCCCAAGCCCCAGCATAGCACAATGTGCTCCTCAGCTCCTTCCGCTGGCCTCATGCGCACCGTTTGTTCAAGGCACCGCTCAGTCCCCCACCGTGCCCTGCTGCAATAATCTCCGGCAAATCTACAACCAGCAGCCAAAGTGTCTCTGCCTTTTGCTCAATGACACCACCTTGAGCTCATTTCCTATCAACTCCACACTTGCCCTGCAGCTGCCTCTTCTTTGCAGCCTCCAAGCAGACATGTCTACTTGTTCAG GGGTTAGTGTTCCTCCTCCTCCTACTTCACCCGGATCTCAAGTTTCCCTTGGGACAAACCCCCACACCACCGCTGGTTCGAACTCTACTGTTGCTG CTTCTCCAACATTTCAAACTGCACCAAGACCCAGCATTACGGGATTGGGATTTGGCAACAGTGCCAGCAACAAACCGAAGACTGGTGGTGGCTATATAGTGGTGATGATGGCTATGATGATGGCTTCTCTGCTCAAAGAACTTCTCTAA